The Microtus pennsylvanicus isolate mMicPen1 chromosome 14, mMicPen1.hap1, whole genome shotgun sequence DNA window GGAGACACCCTCCTTTGCGCCTTCCTTTCAGCTCCTCCTTCAAGCCTTAGCGGAaaagcttctgcctcccagaaacctcccagctCGCTCAACCTTTCCCAGCTTTCAGAGCAACAGGGACAGTAGATAGCTGTCTCACTTGGCCCACAGAAAACATTTGTTGAGCTTAGTCGCtgccatctctctcttctctcgcCCTGTGATCTTCCAGCGAGGTGGTCCTTTTCCTCTACTCAGCATGGCCCTGTCTAACAGACCTCTGCTTTTGGCACACTGCCTGTTTCCGTTCTCTGTGCTGTCCGATACACACCACTTTCCTGACCTAATCAATGTAACCTTGCCAGGGGTTTCAGCCCAGGTCAAACGACCCAGGGCTTGGTGTGTGcccagcaccccacccccaaacctcCCTGTTACACCTGTCCCTCTCACCAGCGTGGTGGCTTCCAGCCTTGAAGAGCCTCTTGGCCCTCTCGTGTTTGCTCTGCACGGGTAccccccacccatccacccaagGGCATAGAATTCCTCTCCCAGGGTGCAGCCAAGGGCAGtacaggcttggggggggggagtagttGGGTTCAGTTAAGTGACATGGGAGTCactttccttttacttttcaCTGGCTGGTGACATGGGATGGGCATTGTAGCTGTTCGCATCCAGGCCCTGGGGCTCTGGTGGGCAGTTGGTGGGAGCAGGGTAGTTCCGGCTAGTTTTGCAGTGACTAGTGACAGCGGTGCTTCCCTCACTTCCTGGGAAGTGCTGTGGGGTGGTTGTGCAGACTTGGCTGGCAGCCCACCGGCACATTCACATTTCCGCTGATGGCATTGGTAACCAGAGCtcagctgagcagcagcagcagcagcagcagtggtactcagggctgggggctgggtAGCATTTCCTCAGGAGCTGAGGGATACTGAGGCTGGGCCATGAGTAGGGAACTGCAGCCTTTACCTGACTGCTGCTCCCGGCCAAAAGAGGTCTGGTAGACAGTGAGACCAAAAGCAGCGGCCCAGTGGCCCAACGCAGCAGATGTCCACCGCTACATTCTaggcctgtttctctctcccggCACCAGTGTCAGCTTCTCTGGCTCCCCCACGGCTCTAACAAAATGTTTGACCTTGAGTCAGTAGGGTCCTTTGGAGTGAGACTTTCCAAGGAGAAGCTGTGGGGGTAGGCAAGACCGACTGACTGCGTGCAGCCTGGGCGAGTAGCCTTCTTTGGAGCCTGCCTGGGTGGCTGGCTGTCAGGCAGGCCTGGGCTCGCCTCGTGGGGTGGTGCTTCAACGGCCTCCCGGGCAGCCTGACCTGCCTAGGACATTGGCTCTCTTCTCCCCCTGGAAACCAGGCTGCTGCCACCCGCCCAGGATCTCTCTGCCTGCAGGCTCAAGTCAGTCTTTCTGATTCGGACTCTCACCCGTGAGGCTCTCCCACGGTAGCAGTACCCTTCTCTACCTGTAGGCCAAGAGGAGGAAGCCCTTGTGGCTGTTCCTCAGCATCCTCCCTCTTTGTTGCCGGGCCACACTCTGGCTCTGAGACCCAGGCCCCTGTCTATTTTGCAACTTGGATGGAGCCCCAGCATGTGTGGAGGGCTGGCTAGGGCTCAATGAATGACCCAAAGGTGGGCTAAGCAGACGGGTTAGGGGTCTCCAGACCCCAAACAGCCTGTCTTACCAAGTGACATCTTGATGATGGAATGGTGGGGCCTTCCTAACCTTGTATACAGAGCACCGTTGACATCCATTCTGGCTGCACTATACTGCCTGCCCCAGATGCAGGATCCACAGGACTATGGGATGTGTAAGAGATAGCCTGAGCCTGAAGCAGGGTGGAGCAAGTAGCCACCGTCCATCTGATATCACCAGCCCCACAACTGCAGTGTAAACTGTCCATTGGCCCAAGGGAGCTTCAGCAGTGAACAGCTGACTTTGGTTCTGCCCATCTGGGATCCTCCCTGCCCTGCCTAAGGGTGTCACATCTGCCCTTCCTGGATCCTCCTAGTTCCTTCCCACGCTTGGTGGCAGCATAGGTCTCTGTAGTACTTTGTGCTCATGAAATGCCTTTCCTGCCCTTTGCCCAGGGTTTCTTCCTTATCCTTCCCAGAACACCAGGCTATCCTGACCTCTGAGGAaagctctccccacccccccctcccccgctgcaCGGCCCCATTCCTGATGGCTATAGGCAGGCGTCGGGCCTCCCTACTGGGGTCTGTCTGGCCCATGTGCCTCCATCTGTTGCTGGCAGCCATTCACCCTACCCTGTCTCTTTCAGAATGGTGTCCAGAAGTCCTGGGACTTCTTGAAGACACATGACAGGTAAGAGGGGCTGGCCTGGTCATTACGGAACCCCCCAGTTTCTGCTCTCCTTGGTGCCTTcaaacacccccacacacctcAACCTAGTCTCTGGTTCTCATGTCCCTGAGGTCTGGTGGCTAAGTCATGTCGTAGCTGGGGACACCAGGCCCCTGGTGGCAGGCTTGCCCTTCTAGGGCTGAAGAGATCTGCTGATCTTACTCCTCAGGATCCAGAGGATGGGCTAATGTGGTTTGAGGGGTGTGACAGTTGGGAAACTGACCAGCAGGGGCCTCCACTTTCCCAGCTGCCCAATACATTGTCTCCCCCTGCCCCTATTCTGTAAACTGGAACTTAACAGGTCAGGCCCCCTGGCCTGACTGTGTGACCTTCCTATATGAGCACTGGACTGGCTGTGTGTCCCATCTGAGCAttggactgactgtgtgtcctATCTGAGCGttggactgactgtgtgtcccATCTAAGCAAGGTACCACCTTTTCTGTATTGTcaaggaaagagaggaggcaCCATAGGAacaggaggatgggaagtggggCTCTGGAGAGAGGGGAGCAAGTCCTTACTGAGCTCTGTTCTCCTGTGCAGTGTGGCCATTCTCATGTTCAACTCCTCCCGGAGAAGCCTGGTGTTAGTGAAGCAGTTCCGGCCAGGTGAGACCAGCTGGCTGGGCAGGGGTTGGGAAGGCGGAATTACACTGTGCTTTCAGGCCCTTGATCCTGACCGTCTGAATGCTGAAGCTGTGGTGGCtttaggggaaactgaggctccgcAAGAGGTGCTTGGCCCAGAATAGATTACCCTGAGGTGAGCACCATATGACTGTCCTTCCTCCCATACCAGCTGTATATGCAGGCGAGGTGGAACGCCTCTTCCCAGGGTCTCTGGCAGCTGTGAACGGGGACCAGCCCCAAGAACTccagccagcactgcctggctcagtGGGAGTCATGGTGGAACTCTGTGCTGGCATCGTGGACCAGCCTGGGCTCTCACTGGAAGAAATAGCCTGCAAGGAGGCTTGGGAAGAATGTGGCTATCACCTGAACCCCACCGATCTGCGCCAAATTGCCACGTACATGTAAGGAGGCTTGGCAAGGATGGGGGCTACCAAGTGGTGTAAGGGATAAGACAGGCTGCCAGCGAGTGGGTGAGAACCCTGTCTCTGAGGGTGTACAAGCATGGGACTGGAAGAGGGTTGATGGACCATGCCTCAGCTCCCAGGCTAGGGTGCTTTGGGACTGGTTCTGGAGCATGTTCAACCCTGTGCCCCTACCCTGCAGTCCCAGACATGTGGGGTTGGGCTCCGGGTGGCAGCTGCTGCCGACAGATGCCCCACTTCCTGTAGGATTAAGCACCGGgcgctgggggtggggtgagtcACAGCTCTGTTCTCAGCCGGTGGCTCAGGAATGAGAGGGAAGGACAAGTCccgaggaggggagggaggagggaactaCCCCCTACTGAAGACCAGGTGCCAGGGGCCTTCAGGCTTCCCTCAGGCAGCCAACCAGGACTACCTTCCTCAAATGAGAAGCCACTTCTTGCCTCAGGATGTTGTGTGGATCCTTGACAGCTGAGCTCTTAGGGCAGAAAGAGGGTCTTATGGTGCCTGTCACCCCAAAAGGTTGAACACCACCTTCTGACCACCTTTACAGGGGCCTGAGTCCATCTTCATCCATGAAGGACTAGAGTCCTTGTCCCCTCTCTTCTGGCACACTCTACACAGCTAGGGCTGAACCTCACCCTGTAGCACCTAGCTGTGGCTGGACCATGTTGGATCCAGTGTTGACCATCTTGCCTCTGAAGGGTTGGTCTGTCCCCTTTTCTTTGTCCCCTCCATGTGGACAGCCAGTGATGCCTGGATCCTTCAACTTCCAACATGGCAGTGTTTAGGACAAGGGAATCTAAGGAACCTGATCTTCATAGGAGTTTGGCTAGTGTGTGGAGCTGACAGggatggaaggcaggaaggaagttagctttgggggtggggatgggggtgggggtcctGGCAGATGTTTGAGGACAAGGGAACCTTGTCTTGAGAGGTTTCATAGGCAGGGCCTCTGGACTGTGTCTTGACTGAAGGTACTAGAGAGCCAGGGACAGTTCCGGACAGTGATTGTTCTGCTCAGACTTATATTTTGAAGAGGAGGGTGTGGCTGTGAGGAAGCATGACTGAGGGTAAGGCTAAGTAAAAGTCAGAACATCTGTCTCTATGGGCCTTACTGGGACGGAATAGACCAGAGCCTACCCATGGTTCCCTGCCCAAGACCAGAAGTAAGCCAGTTCACTCCCTTGGTAGCCATACATGACTAGACCCAGGGGAGGAAGCTAAGGGGTTTCCCTATTGTTGCTTTGTTGTGTGAATGACATTAGAGTCTGCTAAGGCTGGAGGCAGCCTCTGGCCTGACCAGGCCACAGGCTGGAGCTGGCTCCCTCATaaggtagggaaactgaggctggaggcTACACAGATTGGCTGATTCCAATCATAGGTATAAGCCATGACTACCAGGAAAATGGACCATCAGGTAGGGGTCTGTGGGGATAAAGGGATATCTGGGCATGGTCAGtcttgggggggggtgtcctcCTCTTGGGGGTTGGCATCCTTGAGTATTTCCCagttctgctcctgcctccatgaagTGTCCTGCTGAGAGTTCCCACCTCTACCTGTCTGGAACTGTGCTGGATCTGTCTTTATGCAAAGAGGCCTGTGAaccccaccaccacacccagtccctGGTTTCTCTCTCCATGGCTCCCCAGCCAATCAGGAGCCCCTGATGTAGGTCGGGCTGACTTGGGTCTTAACAGAAGTCAGAGGTCCTAGGTACTCAGCAGGAGTCGtgggcagggaggggcctagggAACAGAGTCTAAGGGGCTATCACAGATTCTAGTTCTACTTGCTTAGGACCTCATGGCTTCTGCATATCTAGTCTCCAGCCAGGGTCCTTGATCTTCCACGCAGGGTCTCAAAAGCTGCACCCAGGGCTGCCAGCCATATCCACGGTCCATCCAGGTGCAAAGATAGCAGACTTCAACTCCTGTGGCTGTGGGGTAGAGGCCACTTCCTGAATGGCTGTTGCCCTGGAACCCTCTCAGATCTCAGTGATGCCTGCAAGCTCCTGCCATTTACCCCCTTACAACACAGCAGCTTGTTCTGATCTCTGTTAGCAGAGAGTTTCAGACTTCCTCAGATTTTGAGCTTGAAGCTGTCTTGTGTGTTCACTCCATTAGGCCAGGCCTACGCAGGTATCTCTTGGGATGAATTCAGTCAGGTAGCCAAGCAGGTTGCTGGGTTCATGTTCTTTGTAAGATGCCTCTGACATTTTTGTTTCCCCCTAAATGTCAGTTATCATATTCGTCTTGACAGTTTTGATGGCCGGCAAGCCTAGCCATTTGgtgactgagccacctccagcCCACTTATCAAATTTGTCTTTAAGATCATTTCAGTGCTCTTTGCATTGGCATGAGACCCCTCCTCTGTCATATGATAGCCTAGTGACAGAAGGCATGCCCAACATGCATCGGGTGCCCCCGCTCTAGAGGCATAAATGACATGGATGCACCCACCAGGAGTGGTATTTGGGAAGGGTGAAGCCACTCAGAGTTCTGCCCAtcagaaagccagagaaagaagCATGGAAGTAGGGTGGCTGGCAGGGTCACTGTGGTGTCTCAGCTTTCCCTGTTCTACCCGGCAGGTCTGGAGTAGGACTGACGAGCTCCAGGCAGACCACGTTCTATGCAGAGGTGACAGATGCCCAGCGAAGTGGGCCTGATGGAGGcctggctgaggaaggagaactCATCGAGGTCGTACATCTGAACTTGGATGATGCCCAGGCCTTCGCAGACAACCCCAGTATCCCCAAGACTCTCGGTGTTATCTTTGCTATTTCTTGGTTCTTTAGCCAGGTGGTTCCCCACCTGAGTCTCCAATGAGACCCTGGGACTGGACAGGCTGATCCCACCCACTTGTCCTTGTGCTCTGCACACTCAATAAAGCCTGTATAATTTTCATTGATGGCCACTGGCCTTTAGCACAGTGACCTGGGTGAGGAGCAGTGTCTTGAGGGGTAGCAAAACCTCATCATCTCCTTACAAATCCCTCTGTTCCTCCTCAGACTGTGCAAGTGGATGCTCTGGGAGGCAGGGGGCTGTAGGTGGGCTGGTGCAACAAGCCTGGGATACTGTCAGGTGGAGTAGCCAACTCAGGAGGGGACCAGGGGGCCACCATTCACTGTGCACAACGTGAGTTGTATCTGCAGTAGAGACTGAGCCTGGCCTCAGTTGAGAGGAAATGGGCACAGTGCTGCCCATTCCAAAGAGTGTGTACTGCCTGATCTGGGCAGATACAGGGTCCCTGCCATGCCTGGGCTCAAACTGCACTGCCACTGTCCAGGAACTTACTGCCAGGGATACTCTGTATCTGGTGTTTCCAGTGCCCTCTCTGTGACTTATGGGCCATGTGACCTCACTTGGCCTGCAGGACATAAGTAATGTCTGCAGTCATCTTAGTGTGGGTGGCCTGGTCTTGCGTGGAACTGCCTTAGGAATGTGACGGTTTACCGTGCTGCTGTCCTTGCTCTGTGGCCTGAGGTTGGGGCTACATGAGAGGCATGCAGGTGCACAGAGTCTTCCTCCAGGTTCACAGGGTGCCTAACATGGACAGAGGGCATGCTGTCCCACCTAGCCAGCTGCTTGgaccacaggcacatacatagccccccccccaactgcgAAAGGTACATCTAAGGGTTCTGTAAGTTGGCTTGTCTTGAGAGTCAGCATCTTCTATGACATCCTAGGGGGTGGGGGTCAGCCAAGGTCATGGCCCTGGCAGGATACCCCCTTCCCCTCTCTAACTCATTACAATGAAGCTCAGGTAATGACCTGTCTGTGAGCATGTCCTGGGGCTCTGTGTCCCAGTGTCCCCTTGTATGAGGCCAGGAGCTGAAGTGCTGGAATCCTAATTGTAGACATTAAGATAGGGATGCTGAGGTGGGTGAGGGGCCCTTTGTCTTCTTATAGCCCCCTGTCCTGCCCTGGAGGATGGAGGGCACTGGCTTCACCCCGCCCCTATGCCCCAGGTGGGTGTGACATTGAGGCACCACCCTGAGAAGGTTGTGACTATGGACTGCTCAGATAGCACCACCTGTATGCAAATGTTTGTAGCAATTTAGGTGGGGCCCAGCCAGACAAGCAGCCACAGGAGCTAAATACAAGGGGGTGGGGGGCATAGTGACCCAGGTTCACCCTGATGGTCCCAGGAGTATATCCAGCCACGGCCATGCCTGATGCCCACCATCAGAATCCTGTGATCCTCAGGATTGCCCTTGGATGTTCGCTCTCTAAGGGGCAGAGTAGGGGAGGGCTCTGGCAGTCTGGAGGATGGGTTAGGAGTCAGGGCACCTGGACTTGGGTAAAGTCCAGTCCCTCACTCTGATCCGCAGGCTAGCGGGCAGGTCAGCCGGCACCATTGCTGCCTCTAATGGAGCTGGCATTGATTTCCcagcttggggtggggggactgTAACCGGAAACTCCCCTCCCTGGGCGCTATATTTAGCATCACAGGACATAGGCGGAAGCATAGCTCACTCCCAAGCCCAGCCAACTCTGTCCAAATCCTGGGTTGCCTCATCCTTCAGCCAGCTCCTGAGgcccctgtctgtctctccagctcaAGCTAAGCACCCATTCAAAACATGCCCAGACCCTAGTGCTAGGGATCTCGGAGAGAGCCACCAGGTGGGAGGCCAAAGGGTATCATGCCCAACGGGTGATGAAGGCCTTCCTGAACAGGCAGAGCAGCTGACCCTGCAGGGTCAGGTCAGGGTTCCCTAAGTATGCTGGGAGCGGCATGAAGGCAAGCGTAAGGTTTTTAGGGTATGTGAGGGAACAGTTCTCCACACGCAGGTTCGCTGCCCTTGGCAATTCTGCCCGAGGGCTGCAGAAATCTGTGTGGGGAGGGGACTTCAGTGCAAGTGACCACCTTTCATACCTTCAGCATCTCCTGGTCACTCTCAGGTAAGGTTGTGGCACCCAGACATCAGGAAGAGGAGGTCAGGAGGTCGTCACCACTATGGTGATGACACCTGGTCATGGCAGGTGTCACCCAGGTATTGAATATCCTACCTAATATTCACCAGCTGTTCTTCTAACCAAGGAGACCCAGGTCTCACTCACAAAGGGCCTGgatagatgggggtgggggagagctaATCCACATCTCCCTGCTTCCCAAGGCATGTTGTGTTCCTATAAAGTGAGTCCTGTGTCTTAGCCTGATGAGGCACACAGGGATGGGCTGCAGGGCTGTCCCTGGGTTCTAGTTCATGCTGAACTCCCTCTCTTTACCCCTGCACTGCCTAGATACCCTAGATATTGCCCTGGACACCTGTGCCTCTCAACAGcaccatggcatctccctgacctcCCCTTGCGTCCTCCATGCCACAACCAGGAATCCTGTTGAGAATGTAAGTCGTATGGGATACAGCCCAGCCAGGCTCTCTGTGACTCCCACTGGTGTCTGCGTGAAGTCTGCAGCATTGCCATCCACTCTGGTTTGGGTATTTGGTCCCCACAAGCCCTTGTCAGGTTCTTTTCGGCCGCAGGACATTGGCATGTCATTCCTTCTCCTCACCTTGCTGCCCCACCATCTGGGTCTCATGGCaatggcagggggtggggggtggaggcaCTTGGTTTTACACTCTTATGGTTTGCTGGTCACAATTTATGTCTAAACTTTCATCCACCTTTAGACAGAGAGGTCCCTGTAGCTAGGCCAGGGCTGTGGCTGCCTAGCTCACAGCCTGGCTGGGTGCCCCAGAGAGATGGTGAACACAGGCAAACTGGAAGCTAAGGCTCCTGTGTCCCCTGTGGCCTCCAGGTCAGAGGGAAGATGAGGATGAATCTGCAAAGGGAGTGTCTCTTGAAGGACGCAAACATCAGGAAGATTCTTAACACGCTCCAGTCCCCTTATTTGGTGGgggtctctgtgtagccaggCCTGGCTAATGTCTCCCCCCGCCACACTAGCCTACCTGCCTGTCGGCTCCCTGGGCTCAGGTTGGGGTGGGAGCACTGCCAGTATGGGGGATGCTGGCCCATCCTTTCAGGCCTGCTGCGTCTGCAAATCTTGGAGAGAGCCGTTAGATAGTGGCCGGGCAGGTGAACTGGAGCTTGGCTCCCTGTGTGGGCTGCCAGGCAATGTCCAGGAAGGAGGCTACTACCCCTGGCCCGCTTCTACTGCGCCTCTGGTTCACCTGTATCAGAACTTCCCCCTCCCTCAGGAAGTCCTCTGGCAGTGACTTGGTCCAGTAGGGGAAACTTGGGAGAGCAGCCTTGGAGAGAGGCCAACCCAGCTGTTGTGGGGTTTTGAAGGGCAGGGATTTCTAATCACTAGGGTTACCATTGACACTGGAAAGGGCTCCGCTGAGTGGAATAGAGGCGGTTTGTGGACTAGGAACCCTTGATATTGACATGTGGAGGAGGTGCTCACCTAGGTACAGGCTCAAGAGATGGTACTGGAGGGGTGGGATACCTAGGCCCTGTGACCTAGACTCCCAAACTGCTGGAAAATCCTCTTTGGGTAGCTCTCTTGACATGGACCACTGTCTTTCTTCTCGTTTCCTTCCCCCCAAATTTGGACCTCTGGCGGTCGAGTTCTTGAAGATAAGAGTCTGACGATGTCCACCTTCACCTCAGCTCCGAGCTGGAAACAGCCTGCAGAAAGGACATTTGTTGACTGACTACTCAACCTGTGCgcttggaggaggggagggctgGGCGTCGGAGGGGAGCAGCGCCCCCTGTAGCCGGCATGGAGGCGATAGGAGGCTGAGGGGCCGAGGAGATTCCTCGGGGAAGGGGACGCATCAGGAGTTGGGCTTACTCGGGTCCCACTCGCCCTGAATGGGGGCAAAATCCTCATGCGTTCAGCAGGCAGCATCTCCTTTGGGACCAAGAGCAGAGCGAGACTGGCTGCGCTCTGATGGGTGGGGACCATGATGGTGACCTCAGGGGGCGCCCCACTCCTAGGCTGCTAACCCGAGCGTGAATTCTGGAGCAGAAAAGGCCACACCTCAGCGAGCCTGGGCACAGGAGAAGCCACAGCTCGGTGGACCCGCGCCCCGCCGAGCGGCGCGCAGACCGCGCCCTCGCCTCCTTTAAAGCCCAGGGAGCCCCCAGCACCCCCCCATAGCCCCACCCCACGGCGAGGCCCCGCCCCCTCATGAATATGCAGGTGCGCGGGTGACGAAT harbors:
- the Nudt14 gene encoding uridine diphosphate glucose pyrophosphatase NUDT14, translated to MERIEGVTVGLCSRSPYLRPLTLHYRQNGVQKSWDFLKTHDSVAILMFNSSRRSLVLVKQFRPAVYAGEVERLFPGSLAAVNGDQPQELQPALPGSVGVMVELCAGIVDQPGLSLEEIACKEAWEECGYHLNPTDLRQIATYMSGVGLTSSRQTTFYAEVTDAQRSGPDGGLAEEGELIEVVHLNLDDAQAFADNPSIPKTLGVIFAISWFFSQVVPHLSLQ